In Naumovozyma castellii chromosome 1, complete genome, one DNA window encodes the following:
- the NCAS0A05050 gene encoding uncharacterized protein (ancestral locus Anc_2.496) yields MTDANRYREADPSTHLSQKSESSSISTVNPEIHVEQEDVRSSEMEQQHNYTSMDPKNMEARVQIPLSPSLNGQSEQQQTSVSLDDPIQFTRVSSSSVLTNSSSNDSTSELPSTSMNGRKEVLGVVSPTTANSTPKTISNINGSSNITPTYQDSQELSTIGDNTNSTIRISSSDKNINSTLNDTFTTTDSTYDLTEMQQPGSMVSTTSESKYGIRSSTPVTSNSVGLPKHIPKFNTTTKISTIPNMKTARPVIKPSGSSNNSSKAQLSSSIASSSKTSSTTSFQSYDGKTKGSSNSSLMKGVFSSFVQNIKRTSQGEKRKSNSSSVKISTPYNAKHIHHVGIDSKTGEYTGLPEEWEKLLTSSGISKKEQQQNMQTVMDIVRFYQDVSESTGEDKVFKTFNIEGSDKTKSSSSPSLRSNSNSTVNKSENIVTPTLGYDSPRQGFSAFETPSRTSNLSSPKRDVSTASTTGSMSSQSANVANGKFIPSRPAPRPPGKQGSQGSPFITQSSSVSTTPIGTPISGRHSTSRTPSRQTTLKKEEQPLPPLPQKQQNEPHIPPIPRTDARMTNNNNISREASRKNSEKKRLEREHRKKQLYAKLKEICSEGDPSKIYTNLVKIGQGASGGVYIANEIGSNESVAIKQMNLEKQPKKELIINEILVMKGSRHPNIVNFIDSYLLDGDLWVIMEYMEGGSLTDVVTHCILTEGQIGAVCRETLSGLQFLHSKGVLHRDIKSDNILLSISGDIKLTDFGFCAQINEINLKRTTMVGTPYWMAPEVVSRKEYGPKVDIWSLGIMIIEMIEGEPPYLNETPLRALYLIATNGTPELKEPENLSAVLRNFLDWCLKVDPEQRASATDLLNDVFITEHADKNESLAPLVKLARMKKLDENKDDDDF; encoded by the coding sequence ATGACGGACGCAAATCGTTATAGGGAAGCAGATCCAAGCACACACCTGTCACAGAAATCAGAATCCAGCAGCATTTCTACTGTGAATCCTGAAATACACGTAGAACAAGAAGACGTTAGGTCTTCCGAAatggaacaacaacataACTATACATCTATGGATCCAAAGAATATGGAAGCACGCGTGCAAATTCCCTTGAGTCCTTCTCTTAATGGGCAATCGGAACAGCAACAAACGTCCGTTTCTTTAGATGATCCTATTCAATTCACCAGGGTCTCATCCTCGTCTGTATTGACTAACTCTTCCTCTAATGACAGTACGTCTGAACTACCAAGTACATCTATGAATGGTAGAAAGGAAGTATTAGGTGTCGTTAGTCCAACTACCGCTAACAGCACACCCAAAACCATTTCCAATATCAACGGATCGAGCAACATCACTCCCACGTATCAGGATTCACAAGAACTTTCTACGATAGGTGATAATACAAACTCAACAATTCGAATCTCCAGTTCGGATAAGAATATCAATAGCACTTTAAACGATACATTCACCACAACTGATAGTACTTACGATTTAACTGAGATGCAGCAGCCCGGTTCAATGGTTTCCACTACCTCTGAATCTAAATATGGTATCAGGTCGAGCACACCCGTCACTTCAAATTCCGTAGGGTTACCAAAACATATACCAAAATTCAATACCACAACAAAGATATCTACAATCCCCAATATGAAAACGGCTAGACCCGTTATCAAGCCATCTGGATCCTCGAACAATAGTTCAAAGGCCCAACTTTCCTCCTCCATTGCATCATCCTCCAAGACTTCTTCGACGACATCATTCCAAAGTTATGATGGGAAAACCAAAGGTAGTAGTAATAGTAGTCTTATGAAAGGTGTATTTTCCTCGTTTgtacaaaatattaagagGACATCACAGGGAGAAAAGAGGAAATCTAACAGCAGCTCGGTGAAGATATCAACTCCATATAACGCAAAACATATACATCATGTAGGGATAGACTCAAAAACAGGTGAATATACCGGTCTTCCCGAAGAATGGGAAAAACTATTAACTTCGAGTGGTATCTCGAAAaaggaacaacaacaaaatatgCAAACTGTGATGGATATCGTCAGATTTTATCAAGACGTTTCAGAATCTACTGGGGAGGATAAGGTTTTCAAGACTTTTAATATTGAGGGTTCGGATAAAACAAAGAGTAGTTCTTCACCATCCTTGAGATcgaattcaaattcaactGTTAATAAATCGGAAAATATTGTCACCCCAACCTTAGGCTATGATTCTCCTAGGCAGGGATTTAGTGCATTTGAAACACCTTCACGTACATCAAACCTATCATCACCAAAGAGAGATGTATCAACCGCTTCCACCACAGGCTCAATGTCCAGTCAAAGTGCCAATGTTGCCAATGGTAAATTTATCCCAAGTAGGCCAGCTCCAAGGCCTCCTGGAAAGCAAGGTTCACAAGGTTCGCCATTTATCACACAATCGAGCTCAGTATCGACTACACCTATTGGTACCCCAATTAGTGGTCGTCATTCAACTTCTCGAACACCATCTCGTCAAACCACgttgaagaaggaagaacaaCCCTTGCCTCCGCTCCCTCAGAAGCAGCAAAATGAACCTCATATCCCACCAATTCCAAGAACGGATGCAAGAATGactaacaataataatatatcaAGAGAAGCTTCTAGGAAAAATAGTGAGAAAAAGAGACTAGAGAGAGAGCATCGTAAGAAACAATTGTATGCAAAACTAAAAGAGATTTGTTCAGAGGGTGATCCAAGTAAGATATATACCAATCTGGTCAAGATTGGTCAAGGTGCCTCTGGTGGTGTCTATATTGCCAACGAGATCGGTAGTAATGAATCAGTTGCTATCAAACAAATGAATTTAGAGAAACAGCcgaagaaagaattgattATAAATGAAATCTTGGTCATGAAAGGTAGTAGAcatccaaatattgttaattttattgattCATATCTTCTAGATGGCGATCTTTGGGTTATTATGGAATACATGGAAGGTGGTTCATTAACGGATGTTGTAACTCATTGTATATTAACCGAGGGGCAAATAGGGGCAGTTTGTAGAGAGACATTATCCGGTCTTCAATTTCTACATTCGAAAGGTGTCCTACATAGAGATATTAAATCAGATAACATTTTATTGTCTATATCTGGAGATATTAAGTTGACGGATTTTGGTTTCTGTGCTCAAATAAACGAAATTAATTTAAAGAGGACGACAATGGTAGGGACGCCGTATTGGATGGCTCCAGAAGTTGtatcaagaaaagaatacGGCCCTAAAGTGGATATATGGTCTTTAGGTATTATGATAATAGAGATGATTGAAGGTGAACCACCgtatttgaatgaaacTCCATTAAGAGCACTATATCTTATCGCTACTAATGGTACCCCCGAGTTGAAGGAGCCTGAGAACTTGAGTGCTGTCCTAAGAAATTTCCTTGATTGGTGTCTGAAGGTTGATCCGGAGCAAAGAGCATCTGCCACAGACCTCTTAAATGACGTTTTCATAACAGAACATGCTGATAAGAATGAGTCATTGGCACCACTGGTTAAGCTAGCCCGTATGAAAAAACTAGATGAGAAcaaggatgatgatgactTTTAA
- the UFD4 gene encoding putative ubiquitin-protein ligase UFD4 (ancestral locus Anc_2.497) has translation MDYHMHEYSDDEGDQDSSHSVSYPYDDEDSEFAADAHDHESSDDEEHEHDQDEHRDRFLNLEDALNRMNRANNESGNAEGSFGMNQMFPELLSMLREGSGSNNTVKTRLDSLIKNVGNCEEDSYIAMESLRELSEQILMTNQLVLDRALDKEQLITNIMTVFSSHKVKDELELQMQACRCLYNLFEVSPETINMALEENVLVDLQALLTEINYIDLAEQVLETSDLISRIHGNDILHTYNLNCYIQYFDFFTIHAQRKAISIISNSCARVKMEDFETIEKLFNPLKDIFINSTDSIILERIINILYACAKGMPKDSMLETLFNEDILNHLIQLVSHSETSLENKLHCLDILSRLADISGVLSSKLIESANLAKMLDDCLHEYSKSPDAPLHETLMFVPKPLLNSIARFIALLFPTESDRLLSADASKSNFIVDDDEKLNTLITVVTPILVEIYVNSIDFDVRRYVVLALIRVISFMKSETATQIGPFLIKLIGSALAQTASNLDKGMTNVLELDGLLVGILSILDILTTRFGDKFIPLIKREGIFQLIKEIHDHFQGIHQITSLHYDDSDIKNSPSEGDNEDHLELSDGDDEDEDESYDYDMGFGDVDIPESVKTKPMKFHIFKPLTLGYVEKKSLQLSTALLELFGETDASSNAELAHISQFVQKLRAIDVSFDCTSEDAWYQLWTTLKALLFNNEFEISGFELISTGLATALAEFLERYNSWVTVAQRIFYNVFETQLRTFVNILHSGLNRVENFDLVECGLQGEEGAVASLGKQIRIDLRYTGEPPAHLDSSFSSPTVSIHCIASFATLNDFLKHRFVKAQFLSTILPRFSPAETNEEESTMLHDDDAKNWTFEFTFDGKSIDMNDTIFGAIARGFIAKNKKVSDIWKETQVIEFKRTPGNTDVPDLESEENYSLANIYSTRALKEKDDGDSLASYKILELLRFVKGCGTESDMFINSKLSAKLSRQLDEPLIIASGILPDWTLQLTREYSFLFPFETRMFFLQCTSFGYGRLIELWKSRNSDSKILNNDEQLQQLGRMVRHKLRVSRKNMFLTGLKIIGKYGSSPSVLEIEYIDEVGSGLGPTLEFYASISKEFAKNSLHLWRSEDFDKKANATDGESSSDYVKDLLFPAPLDSKCDNAKTLELFESLGTFIARSMLDSRILDFRFNKLFFELLHKRFTKVALLDNLGDLKGMLQMLSRVDEQLAKSLEYLYDHKDDSVSLEALSLTFVLPGYNIELIPDGTNTFVNATNVEDFIQKVLESTLGRGIEKQLDAFIDGFSKVFPYVALLILRPEELTELFGRIDEDWSTETLYNCMNADHGYTMDSQTIHDLISIVTQFTVQERRLFCQFLTGSPKLPIDGFKGLKPKFTVVLKHAEDGLTPDQYLPSVMTCANYLKLPKYSSRDVMRARILQAIEEGAGAFLLS, from the coding sequence ATGGACTATCACATGCATGAATACTCTGACGACGAGGGCGATCAAGATAGTTCTCATTCTGTCTCCTATCCATACGACGATGAGGACAGCGAATTCGCCGCTGATGCACATGACCATGAATCtagtgatgatgaagaacatGAACATGACCAGGACGAACATAGGGATAGGTTTCttaatttggaagatgCATTGAATCGTATGAATAGGgcaaataatgaatcagGGAATGCTGAGGGCTCATTTGGGATGAATCAGATGTTCCCGGAGTTATTATCCATGTTGAGAGAAGGTAGTGGTTCTAATAATACAGTTAAGACGAGGTTGGATTCTTTGATTAAGAATGTGGGTAATTGCGAGGAAGATTCATATATTGCCATGGAAAGTTTAAGAGAACTTTCTGaacaaattttaatgacTAATCAGTTGGTGCTGGATAGAGCTTTGGATAAGGAACAATTAATCACCAATATCATGACTGTATTTAGTTCACACAAAgttaaagatgaattagaGTTACAAATGCAAGCTTGTAGATGTTTGTATAATTTATTCGAAGTGAGTCCAGAGACAATCAATATGGCCTTGGAGGAAAATGTACTTGTGGATTTGCAGGCATTATTAACTGAAATTAACTACATCGATCTGGCTGAACAGGTCTTGGAAACATCAGACCTCatttcaagaattcatGGGAATGATATCTTACATACATACAATTTGAATTGTTATATCCAATATTTCGATTTTTTCACCATTCATGCACAAAGAAAGGCCATATCTATAATCTCTAATTCATGTGCACGAGTAAAGATGGAGgattttgaaactattGAGAAATTATTCAACCCATTGAAGGACATTTTCATAAATTCAACGGATTCTATAATCTTGGAAAGAATAATCAATATCTTATATGCCTGTGCAAAGGGAATGCCCAAGGATTCAATGTTAGAGACATTGTTTAATGAAGATATATTGAATCACTTGATTCAATTGGTTTCTCACTCTGAAACttcattggaaaataaattacaTTGCCTCGATATCTTGTCAAGGTTAGCTGATATCAGTGGGGTATTATCAAGTAAGCTTATTGAATCAGCTAACTTAGCAAAAATGCTAGATGATTGTCTTCATGAATATAGCAAATCACCAGATGCTCCACTGCATGAAACTTTGATGTTCGTTCCAAAACCGTTATTAAATAGTATTGCAAGATTTATTGCTCTATTATTCCCAACTGAGTCGGATAGACTATTATCTGCCGATGCTAGTAAATCCAATTTTATTGTTGATGACGATGAGAAACTAAACACTCTAATAACTGTTGTGACCCCCATCCTAGTGGAAATATACGTGAATAGTATAGACTTCGATGTCAGACGTTACGTTGTACTTGCTTTGATAAGAGTTATATCATTTATGAAATCGGAAACTGCTACACAAATTGGCCCCTTcttaatcaaattaattGGTTCAGCATTGGCTCAAACCGCATCTAATTTAGATAAAGGTATGACAAACGTTTTGGAATTGGATGGATTACTAGTTGGTATATTGTCAATTTTGGATATTTTAACAACACGCTTTggtgataaatttattccatTGATTAAGAGGGAAGGTATTTTccaattaattaaagaaattcatGACCATTTCCAAGGTATTCATCAAATCACATCTCTCCATTATGATGATTCTGATATTAAGAACTCACCCTCTGAAGGTGATAATGAGGATCATCTCGAATTATCAGATGGTGACGATGAGGACGAGGATGAAAGCTACGATTATGACATGGGGTTCGGTGATGTGGATATTCCTGAAAGTGTAAAGACGAAACCTATGAAGTTTCACATATTTAAGCCGCTAACTTTAGGATACGTTGAAAAAAAGTCATTGCAACTCTCAACAGCCCTACTGGAATTATTTGGTGAAACAGACGCATCTTCAAATGCAGAACTAGCGCATATTTCCCAATTTGTTCAGAAATTGCGTGCCATTGATGTTAGTTTTGATTGCACATCTGAAGATGCATGGTATCAATTATGGACAACATTGAAGGCATtgcttttcaataatgaatttgaaatttctgGATTTGAACTTATTTCTACAGGATTAGCTACTGCATTGGCCGAGTTTTTGGAACGATACAATTCATGGGTAACAGTAGCACAGAGGATATTTTATAATGTTTTTGAAACACAATTGAGAACTTTTGTGAATATCTTACATTCTGGGTTGAATAGAGTTGAAAATTTCGATCTTGTTGAATGTGGACTACAGGGAGAGGAAGGCGCTGTGGCATCATTGGGGAAACAAATAAGGATTGATCTACGTTATACTGGGGAGCCTCCAGCTCATTTagattcatcattttcatctcCTACAGTTTCCATACATTGTATTGCATCCTTTGCCACGTTGaatgatttcttaaagCATAGATTTGTAAAGGCACAATTCTTAAGTACCATTTTACCAAGATTCTCTCCAGCAGAGacaaatgaagaagaatctaCAATGTTGCATGATGACGATGCTAAGAACTGGACTTTCGAATTTACATTTGATGGGAAGAGCATTGATATGAATGATACTATTTTTGGAGCCATTGCTAGAGGATTCATTGCAAAGAACAAAAAAGTGTCAGATATATGGAAAGAAACTCAAGTTATCGAATTCAAGAGAACTCCAGGCAATACTGATGTACCAGATCTCGAGTCAGAAGAGAACTATAGTCTAGccaatatttattcaacaaGGGCCTTAAAGGAGAAGGATGATGGTGATTCACTTGCGTCCTACAAAATATTAGAATTGTTAAGGTTTGTCAAAGGTTGTGGTACTGAAAGCGATATGTTCATTAATTCTAAATTAAGTGCCAAACTATCGAGACAATTGGACGAGCCTTTAATTATTGCAAGTGGAATATTGCCTGACTGGACTTTACAATTAACGAGAGAATATTCCTTTCTATTCCCATTCGAAACAAGAATGTTTTTCTTGCAATGTACTTCGTTTGGATATGGTAGGTTGATTGAGCTTTGGAAGAGTAGAAACAGTGATTCGAAAATACTGAACAATGATGAACAGTTACAACAACTGGGGAGAATGGTTAGACATAAACTACGTGTttcaagaaagaatatGTTTTTGACGGGTCTAAAAATCATAGGCAAATATGGATCTTCTCCAAGTGTCTTAGAGATAGAATATATAGATGAAGTCGGTTCAGGTTTAGGCCCCACATTAGAATTTTACGCTTCCATCTCTAAAGAGTTTGCTAAAAATTCCTTACACTTGTGGAGATCagaagattttgataaGAAGGCGAACGCTACTGATGGTGAATCAAGTTCCGATTATGTTAAAGATTTGTTGTTCCCAGCACCATTGGATTCGAAATGTGATAATGCTAAAACTTTAGAACTTTTTGAATCTTTAGGTACATTTATTGCCAGATCCATGTTAGATAGTCGAATTCTTGACTTCCGTTTCAATAAACTATTTTTTGAGTTACTTCACAAGAGGTTCACTAAAGTTGCTTTATTAGATAACCTTGGTGATCTAAAAGGCATGCTTCAAATGCTCTCTCGCGTTGACGAACAACTGGCAAAATCCCTAGAATACTTATATGATCACAAGGATGACAGTGTATCCTTGGAAGCATTATCGCTAACCTTTGTCTTACCCGGGTACAATATTGAATTGATTCCCGATGGAACTAATACTTTTGTAAATGCTACGAATGTGGAAGATTTCATTCAAAAAGTGTTAGAGAGCACATTGGGGAGAGGTATCGAAAAGCAATTAGATGCATTCATTGATGGATTTTCCAAAGTTTTCCCCTATGTTGCCTTACTAATTTTAAGGCCTGAAGAACTAACTGAATTATTTGGACGCATTGACGAAGATTGGTCAACGGAGACACTTTACAATTGTATGAATGCAGACCATGGTTATACGATGGACTCTCAAACCATACATGATTTGATTTCTATTGTAACCCAATTTACAGTGCAAGAGAGAAGATTATTTTGTCAATTTTTAACCGGGTCGCCAAAGCTTCCCATCGACGGGTTCAAGGGCCTAAAGCCAAAGTTCACAGTAGTGTTGAAGCATGCGGAAGATGGGCTTACGCCTGATCAGTACCTACCCAGTGTTATGACCTGTGCCAATTACTTGAAGCTGCCTAAGTACAGTAGCAGGGATGTCATGCGTGCGCGTATCCTCCAGGCTATTGAGGAGGGTGCGGGGGCGTTCCTGTTATCGTGA